The segment CGCGGTCCTGGCCCAGTTCGCCGCGAACCACCAGGTCATCCTCCCCGACCTGCAGGGGCACGGGCGGACCGCGGACATCGACCGGCCGATCGACATCACGTCCATGGGCGACGACATCGCCGCCCTCATCGACCACCTCGGCCTGCAGAGGCCGGACGTGGTCGGCTTCTCGCTCGGCGGCGGCGTGGCCTTGCAGGTCGCGATCCGGCACCCGCAGAAGGTCGGCCGGGTGGTCGCCGCCTCGACCGGCATCCGGCGCAGCGCCACCTACGCCGAGATCCTCGAGCAGCAGGGCCAGGTCACCGGCGCCGCCGTCGAGTTCATGAAGGAAACCCCGATGTACGAGCTGTACCAGCGGGTCGCGCCGCGCCCGGAGGACTTCCCCCGCCTGCTGGACAAGATCGGCGAGTCGATGGCCAAGGACTTCGACTTCACCGAGGAGGTCCGCGGCCTCCAGGTCCCCACGCTGATCATGGCGGCCGACGCCGACATGTGCCCGCCGTCGCACTTCGTCGAGGTCTTCGCCCTGCTCGACGGCGGTCAGCGTGACGGCGGCTGGATGGGCGACGGCCGCCCCAAGGGCGGCCACGCCCTGGCCATCCTGCCCGGCCTCACCCACTACAACCTGGTCGATTCGCCGCTGTTCGCGCAGACCGCCCTCGCCTTCCTCGACCAGCAAGGCTGAGGGCGGCCCACCCCGCACGG is part of the Actinoplanes sp. NBC_00393 genome and harbors:
- a CDS encoding alpha/beta fold hydrolase produces the protein MAYADVNGINLYYEIHGEGRPLVLLHGGLGSGEMFGAVLAQFAANHQVILPDLQGHGRTADIDRPIDITSMGDDIAALIDHLGLQRPDVVGFSLGGGVALQVAIRHPQKVGRVVAASTGIRRSATYAEILEQQGQVTGAAVEFMKETPMYELYQRVAPRPEDFPRLLDKIGESMAKDFDFTEEVRGLQVPTLIMAADADMCPPSHFVEVFALLDGGQRDGGWMGDGRPKGGHALAILPGLTHYNLVDSPLFAQTALAFLDQQG